In the Ricinus communis isolate WT05 ecotype wild-type chromosome 3, ASM1957865v1, whole genome shotgun sequence genome, aataagacaAGGGAATGAAGAGAATTTGGTGTAGAGAAGAAGAGTAGCTAATTCCATAAAGGAAGTACACAACCTtaataattgtaataagactatataaaaataaaaataaaaagatcatctgaaaatcaatttagaaaacaaagaatggaaTACAATATGTGGAAAGTAAAAGGAGACAAAAGCAGGTTCAGaagttcaattttttaatataaaataaaataaataaactaataatctaataaaagtATGGTTTGTCTATAAAATTCATACTTAATAATCTtcatctaataatttaatgatgCATAGAGAAGGAAAACTACATTTGCCTCCACAGATAGGGTCTGTGACATTACCCTATAAACtacttaaattcttttataaagatttctataaataatattcatattttaatttatgtcttgtatattttttgaacatttataataatactcTCTTAAAATCTAATGCTCCGTCCATTGGCATCTTTATAGCCAAAAATTCTAAGGATTTCTAGTACGAATCCCCTTGACATGCAAagcatataagaaaatgaaatctAAAAATCTGTCCTCACTGCTTCTCCATTACCATTACCATTACCATAATGAGAAGTAAGAAATAATTCTAAGCGTTTCTGGCGCACAAAAAggagaaataattaaaatattttaggaaTTTTAACAGGGCCATCTGAACCCACAGACAGATAGACAAATGGGTTTGGAATTAGGTGGATAAGTCTTAGAAAGAACTCGCATGGGTTTTAAGTTTGAAATAGACACCTAAATGGGTTCCACAAATTGACTTCCTATATACATAAACTATAAGCATATGTGCAACTTTAAAGATCACATTACTCAGCTTTAAACCTACAACAATGGCTCAAAGACAATTAAAAAGATGCTAAACAATTCAATAAAGtataatattgtttaataaaacAAGTTGGTAATTGAGAAAGCATGGGACTTGTATTCAGAGTTAGGTATGTGATAGAAAACCCATCTACTAGTTCTATAGGAGTTGATACTTTTGAGatctcaaaatttatttattagagaaTGTAAAGGCAGTAGCTTTTTTTAATGTCCATAATTGAAACAAATAGGGCTATTAAAATGGGCTCCACTGCAGCATGCCTATGCTAAACCAGATGTCAATGGTTACTTGTATGTGAGGTTACATCTTACTGTTGAGCCTATAACCTGTAGAATCTTTAAACAGAATATATCCTGAACTGCTGTCTTTTTCTCAAGTTGACAAGGTTCTGGCAAAAGCCTGATTAGTTTAAGCTTCAGTTTAGCCTACAAAAATGTGCCAGAATgctcttgctttcattatatGCAAGGCATTCAAAtgatataacaaaatataaaaatgggTAACCCATTTAATTAGTTACAAAAGTTAGCAATTGACCTCTTGGCTCCTGCTTTCAATTTGGCGTCCCATGTTGCTTTTGACTCTTCATCATCTGATGCCTAGGTGACCTTCTTTTCGTCAAGTTTGCAGGAACCAGATTTTTCGATAATGTTCCAATTAGCAACGtgcttttctcatttttatctTCACAATCTATAGCCGAATTGGTTGTATTACATTCTTTTACGGCTCTAGGCTTGAGAGGGTCATCATTCGACCTTCCAATATTGTCAATAGAAGACTCTTCTGGCATGCTGCAAACTCCACCAACTCCATCCTCTGATTCAACGGCACTGTCAGTGTGTCCTACTTctgatgttttattttctgattCAATTGCATTTTCAATACTTTCCGAGTTGTTCTTGCCAGAAATCTTGATATCAAGTGCCGTTTTTGAGATCCCTTCTCTTCTGCTGTTAAGTACATTGGCACTTAGAGCTCCATAGCAGTAAAAAGCCATAGTACAAAACACAAGTATCAGCTTGCAGTTTAGTATCTTACATAGTTTCCTCTATCGGAAAATTGGAATTCATTTTTGGTTTCTTGTTCTGGTGCCTGGCAAAATCAAGAAACCAAGATATTAGCTACAGTTTGCACAACTAACAAATAATACCATTAAACTAGAAAGAAGTTAAAAGATCTAAAGCTATGGCATCAAAAGAGTTGCAGAGCAGATACAGGAAGTCATGAAAGGCATCGCACCAGCAACAGGACACATACGAGAATAGCGGGTAAAGAAGCACTTACATTTCACAAGAAGCATCAAGATTTGGAGAATTAGCTAGTTTTTCCTGTCATTAAAACTAGAAATCAATCACATTCTAAACATTAATCCATATGCGAGTTGAAAAGTAATGATGCAGTCAGTCAACTCACTCTACTTGCACCACTTCCATCACCAACAAACTTCCACCATTCTTTCTCGAGAAGCAGCATTTTTTCATCACCATTGGCGTATCGAACCTGACAGAGCCATATGTTCAGTAAAATGCCAGAAGTACTTGTCCCTGTGATCGAATTATctagagagaagaaaaaggcACAACAGAACTTTTATGATTCTCACCTTATGTTTCTTCTCTTTAGGATCATAAGAAACTACATCACCTTCATAGGACCTGCAAATAAGTTGTacagaacaaaagaaaagggaaataaaaatcttaaattaaaaagtgcAGATAAGAAAACTATGCAATGTCAGAAAAATAGGCAGCATAAATGGATGCATGTGCATACAAATGCTAGCATATATGAACATCCACAAATGACACTCGCAATGCATTTACTGACTTAAGAGAGAAGCAGTAGCTCAAGTTCTAGTGAAGCCAATCCATCTGATAGTCTCAACAATAGTACAGAGTTGGAATTCGTCCTTTATATAGGTATGGAGTAGCCACTAATCAGACATCAGTTCTATTCAGATCCAAATGCATCATTACTAAGGGCTTACTTCTAAAAGGTTCATGATCAGATATTGTGAGAGTCTTGCAGTTAAAACTGTAAACAAGACTGCAGAAACTATTGTATTTTAGGAGAAAGTACAATGTGTTATCCTATACCCTCAACACCTCTTATTAAGAAGAGACTACAAAAGAAATCTTAATACAGAAAGGTGAAAACTATTCTTGAATTACCTCCACCTCACAAATGCAACTCCACATGAAAGAGTCAACAAATATCTACTTTAAAATTGTCCAAACCTTAACTCTCCAATTTGCATGCATATGGGCGTCGGAACCCTCCCGGGATAGTTACTTAAGCCAGATATTTAAAACTCTCTAAACATGAAATCTAAAACATAATCAAATGCTGATTGCTgctataaagaaagaaagttacAAAGAGAATAGTTAAGCATGACTGTAGGCAGAAATGACATCTACTATCTCGTTATAAAAAGCCACAAATAAAAGAGCCTGGGAGGAAAATACAACATAAAGGAAATATACATACTAATTTGAAGGATGTATGGAATACTTACGCATGTTCTTCTACACACCAGACTTTGATTCTGGAACCAATCAAATTCTCAACAAAAGGTTTACCATCATCCGGAGCTAAACAAGCCTGAATTGTAAAAAGAGAAAGTGAACAGACTCCAGTACACCATGATGAAGAGTTGTTTTTCATCCTAGAttttgtattctaatattgtcaTATTGTAGAAGAAGAAACACGTGAATATCAGTGTCTACTTGTGTTTACTACCTTCACTCATCCCATACTGATACTTCGAATGCTGAAAAAATTTTCCAATCAGTGCCAGAATACAGTACACCATGATGAAGGGTTGTTACCTTTTTCATCCTAGATTTTCCTTCTCGAACTTTTCTACCTCTCCATTGTTGAGACCAAACATGTCCAGACTTGAGAGACTGGTTGACTGAAGATGAATTACAAATCCCTTGATTGCAACTGCTCTTCTTATCCCAGGGAATTAAATGACACATGAAACGTCCAAAAACTTTTCAACAACCATTGCAGGatcatttaaaaaagaatttaacgCAAGTCACAAGTATCAATCATAGGAGACATAATTATGCAACCATTACAAGAAGCATACCGGATGTTTCTTAGCACTGGTATCTTGAAAAGGATTTACTTTATTGTGATCCAGAGTCCCACGATTTTGCGCACATATATAGGCGACAAATTTACCATAATCATCTAGAGGAAAGCCCATATATTGCACTGCTTGACCCATGTAGGGTACAAGCTTTGAAACACAATTTTCAATCACTCTCTCACCCAGCTTCCGTGTAATAGGCAGAACACTCTGGTGgtggagaaaaagaaagtaagttaTCTGATCATCAAATCAATATAAAGactttaaaaggaaaaagaatagaaatcACCTGGTTCCCTTTTCTTAAACTGCCCAAGATAGGGGACAGAAGCTCTGGTGATACCTCTTCAACTTCCTCCAAGACCATGATCATAATGTACCCCATAAACAGAAAAACAGCCTGAGGATGGTTTTCCCTGAAAGTTGTCCTCATCCCATTCCAAGAATTAGCGTTCTTTCAAATAAATAGTCTTTGTACAATcaaactaaaagaaaacatattgATGGGGATATCAAATAATGCTTTAATACTTCTTAGGCATCCATCAATGCCATCATGCATTTAGAGAATCAGAAAGGACAGGAAACAAAACTAACTTGAAAACTTCCACTATATAATCATGGCACTGTAAACACATGCCATTTGCTGTTTCCATATTAAATTGAAGTAACTGAACGTCTTTCATAATAATTCAAACCACATAATGTAAGCATGAATTTCTCACCTTAAGTTTCTTATAAAGGCCTTAAACATCTCTAGTATCAAGGAATCAAGTTGAAGATCCAGCATGATAACCCACAACTTTATCCTTGCAAATGTTTCGAGAATGGAAAGTCTTCTTTTGTACGAAGGGCTTGAAATATCAGATATATTATCAAATGCTGCTACAATCAACTTAAATATTTCCTGTGAGGCAATCAAGTTATAAAGAAAATCACATACAATTGTGCCAAGTAAAAATCTCTAGCATGGAGAATATTTTGAAAGAGTTGAGATATATCATGGTGTTTTGAATCGAATACCTTCAATTGTTCATCACCACACGGAGCATCTGGTGCTGTACATCTCATAATCTCGCAACTACATGATGCAACAGAAACTTTAACATCcacatttaaattattcagaaGCTCTTTAGTTGTCAATGCATTCATTGCAGAACGCAATGCCTTCTGCACATAATTGGATGCTGACTGCTTCGTTTCTAATAAATACTTCTCaagtttctaaatttataaaaaagacaaaagaaaaaaaaaggaaaaagaaaaagaaaaatgagacaAATTTGCATTCACATCTCTAA is a window encoding:
- the LOC8282502 gene encoding sister chromatid cohesion protein PDS5 homolog D isoform X11 codes for the protein MHFFHVQIHLLLINFYFCLICEIMRCTAPDAPCGDEQLKEIFKLIVAAFDNISDISSPSYKRRLSILETFARIKLWVIMLDLQLDSLILEMFKAFIRNLRENHPQAVFLFMGYIMIMVLEEVEEVSPELLSPILGSLRKGNQSVLPITRKLGERVIENCVSKLVPYMGQAVQYMGFPLDDYGKFVAYICAQNRGTLDHNKVNPFQDTSAKKHPKSSCNQGICNSSSVNQSLKSGHVWSQQWRGRKVREGKSRMKKACLAPDDGKPFVENLIGSRIKVWCVEEHASYEGDVVSYDPKEKKHKVRYANGDEKMLLLEKEWWKFVGDGSGASREKLANSPNLDASCEMHQNKKPKMNSNFPIEETIRREGISKTALDIKISGKNNSESIENAIESENKTSEVGHTDSAVESEDGVGGVCSMPEESSIDNIGRSNDDPLKPRAVKECNTTNSAIDCEDKNEKSTLLIGTLSKNLVPANLTKRRSPRHQMMKSQKQHGTPN
- the LOC8282502 gene encoding sister chromatid cohesion protein PDS5 homolog D isoform X3, whose product is MEVKEEEKLAENLEAAGNALLSRPDPSSVDQLLLLLDKLEKYLLETKQSASNYVQKALRSAMNALTTKELLNNLNVDVKVSVASCSCEIMRCTAPDAPCGDEQLKEIFKLIVAAFDNISDISSPSYKRRLSILETFARIKLWVIMLDLQLDSLILEMFKAFIRNLRENHPQAVFLFMGYIMIMVLEEVEEVSPELLSPILGSLRKGNQSVLPITRKLGERVIENCVSKLVPYMGQAVQYMGFPLDDYGKFVAYICAQNRGTLDHNKVNPFQDTSAKKHPKSSCNQGICNSSSVNQSLKSGHVWSQQWRGRKVREGKSRMKKACLAPDDGKPFVENLIGSRIKVWCVEEHASYEGDVVSYDPKEKKHKVRYANGDEKMLLLEKEWWKFVGDGSGASREKLANSPNLDASCEMHQNKKPKMNSNFPIEETIREGISKTALDIKISGKNNSESIENAIESENKTSEVGHTDSAVESEDGVGGVCSMPEESSIDNIGRSNDDPLKPRAVKECNTTNSAIDCEDKNEKSTLLIGTLSKNLVPANLTKRRSPRHQMMKSQKQHGTPN
- the LOC8282502 gene encoding sister chromatid cohesion protein PDS5 homolog D isoform X1; its protein translation is MEVKEEEKLAENLEAAGNALLSRPDPSSVDQLLLLLDKLEKYLLETKQSASNYVQKALRSAMNALTTKELLNNLNVDVKVSVASCSCEIMRCTAPDAPCGDEQLKEIFKLIVAAFDNISDISSPSYKRRLSILETFARIKLWVIMLDLQLDSLILEMFKAFIRNLRENHPQAVFLFMGYIMIMVLEEVEEVSPELLSPILGSLRKGNQSVLPITRKLGERVIENCVSKLVPYMGQAVQYMGFPLDDYGKFVAYICAQNRGTLDHNKVNPFQDTSAKKHPKSSCNQGICNSSSVNQSLKSGHVWSQQWRGRKVREGKSRMKKACLAPDDGKPFVENLIGSRIKVWCVEEHASYEGDVVSYDPKEKKHKVRYANGDEKMLLLEKEWWKFVGDGSGASREKLANSPNLDASCEMHQNKKPKMNSNFPIEETIRREGISKTALDIKISGKNNSESIENAIESENKTSEVGHTDSAVESEDGVGGVCSMPEESSIDNIGRSNDDPLKPRAVKECNTTNSAIDCEDKNEKSTLLIGTLSKNLVPANLTKRRSPRHQMMKSQKQHGTPN
- the LOC8282502 gene encoding sister chromatid cohesion protein PDS5 homolog D isoform X12; protein product: MRCTAPDAPCGDEQLKEIFKLIVAAFDNISDISSPSYKRRLSILETFARIKLWVIMLDLQLDSLILEMFKAFIRNLRENHPQAVFLFMGYIMIMVLEEVEEVSPELLSPILGSLRKGNQSVLPITRKLGERVIENCVSKLVPYMGQAVQYMGFPLDDYGKFVAYICAQNRGTLDHNKVNPFQDTSAKKHPKSSCNQGICNSSSVNQSLKSGHVWSQQWRGRKVREGKSRMKKACLAPDDGKPFVENLIGSRIKVWCVEEHASYEGDVVSYDPKEKKHKVRYANGDEKMLLLEKEWWKFVGDGSGASREKLANSPNLDASCEMHQNKKPKMNSNFPIEETIRREGISKTALDIKISGKNNSESIENAIESENKTSEVGHTDSAVESEDGVGGVCSMPEESSIDNIGRSNDDPLKPRAVKECNTTNSAIDCEDKNEKSTLLIGTLSKNLVPANLTKRRSPRHQMMKSQKQHGTPN
- the LOC8282502 gene encoding sister chromatid cohesion protein PDS5 homolog D isoform X2, which encodes MEVKEEEKLAENLEAAGNALLSRPDPSSVDQLLLLLDKLEKYLLETKQSASNYVQKALRSAMNALTTKELLNNLNVDVKVSVASCSCEIMRCTAPDAPCGDEQLKEIFKLIVAAFDNISDISSPSYKRRLSILETFARIKLWVIMLDLQLDSLILEMFKAFIRNLRENHPQAVFLFMGYIMIMVLEEVEEVSPELLSPILGSLRKGNQSVLPITRKLGERVIENCVSKLVPYMGQAVQYMGFPLDDYGKFVAYICAQNRGTLDHNKVNPFQDTSAKKHPSSCNQGICNSSSVNQSLKSGHVWSQQWRGRKVREGKSRMKKACLAPDDGKPFVENLIGSRIKVWCVEEHASYEGDVVSYDPKEKKHKVRYANGDEKMLLLEKEWWKFVGDGSGASREKLANSPNLDASCEMHQNKKPKMNSNFPIEETIRREGISKTALDIKISGKNNSESIENAIESENKTSEVGHTDSAVESEDGVGGVCSMPEESSIDNIGRSNDDPLKPRAVKECNTTNSAIDCEDKNEKSTLLIGTLSKNLVPANLTKRRSPRHQMMKSQKQHGTPN